One part of the Candidatus Dormiibacterota bacterium genome encodes these proteins:
- a CDS encoding molybdenum cofactor biosynthesis protein B, translating to MGHREHRLQGPASVPCAVLTVSDTRHESTDASGALILRTLRGAGHAVVDYRILKDDPRRIVSHLRALAKRARARVVLLTGGTGVGVRDSTFEAVSGLLDKRLDGFGEIFRALSYREIGSAAMLSRAVAGTYRGMVLFSMPGSEAAVRLAMTKLILPELPHVAGLVGKETRRSRNVHAR from the coding sequence ATGGGCCACCGCGAGCACCGCCTGCAAGGCCCGGCCTCCGTGCCCTGCGCCGTTCTTACCGTCAGCGACACGCGCCATGAATCGACCGATGCGAGCGGCGCGCTCATCCTCCGGACGCTGCGCGGTGCGGGCCACGCGGTCGTCGATTACCGGATTCTGAAAGACGATCCGCGCCGCATCGTCTCGCACCTCCGGGCGCTGGCGAAACGTGCGCGGGCGCGGGTCGTCCTCCTGACCGGCGGCACCGGCGTCGGCGTCCGGGACTCGACCTTCGAGGCGGTCTCGGGTCTTCTCGACAAGCGGCTCGACGGCTTCGGCGAGATCTTCAGGGCCCTGAGCTATCGCGAGATCGGGTCGGCGGCGATGCTGAGCCGCGCGGTGGCCGGCACCTATCGCGGAATGGTGCTGTTCTCGATGCCGGGATCGGAAGCCGCCGTGCGCCTGGCGATGACGAAGCTGATCCTGCCGGAGCTCCCGCACGTCGCCGGCCTGGTCGGGAAGGAAACGCGCCGGTCTCGAAATGTCCACGCTCGTTGA